A segment of the Zalophus californianus isolate mZalCal1 chromosome 15, mZalCal1.pri.v2, whole genome shotgun sequence genome:
CCGCGGCCAAGAATTAGCCAGTTCCAAATGCCAGTAGTGCCGAGGTTGAGAAACACCCACTCAAAACAAAGTTCTGTTCATTGCTCACCCTCTGAACTGCTGTGGAGGGTCCAGAAGGCCTGTGCCCAGGCGAGCTGGGTCTGGTCCAGCCTGCCAGCCAGTGACTGGGACTTTCCACCTCGAGCTCCTGGAACCGGAAGCGGTGCCGCCCACCCTTCCTGCCCAGGAACTTTCTCTCCTGACCTGCCCAAACCTCGGGCTCCAACTATTCTCCCTGCCCAcgctcctccaccccccacccttggCAGCCCTATCCCCTTGGCATAGTACAGGCCGCTGGCCCAGAAGCCCTGGGAACATTCCTGACCTTTGCTTTGGtttcctccagctcctggcagcTGCATGCTGGCCCTCCGAGCCTGAGCCCCCAGCCCGGCTCCCTGAAGCTCTCATTGTTCTGCACCCCCTTTGCGCCCTCATCCCCTGGGGCCAGCCTAGAAATGAGTGCAGGGATCCTCCAGCGGGTTTGGGCTGTCCTGGGCCTTTGACATGGCCCCCACCTGAGGCTTTGCCCCAGTCAGGAGAGTGCTGGCCCCTTTGGAGCTTCTAATGCGAGCTCAGAAACCTGGGCGCCCCCCTACAGTCCCCCTTCCTGGGCTCAGGGTGACTGTGAGCAaggcccttcccccctccccagtcctggCAATGTGAAGAAGATTGCCACCTCTGGCCCCTCCCttgggacagagagaggggcTATGGGGGAGGCTGAGCCAGCTTCCAGTAGGGAGAGGTCTGTGAGCTGGAGCCCCCCGAATTATGGATGTGCCACTGCCACTGTCCACTGGGACACTTCACTGCCAATAGAGCCCGCCTCTGACAGCCCCTTCCGTCTTTCTGGGGAAGGAGGGCGTGTTCTCTGCACTCTTGCTTTCTGAGACCTCAAATGTGGCCTTGAATACGACCACTCCAGGGGAGAATTTGTGGGGCTTTGTCTTTGAGCTGGAAAGGGGCTTTGGCAGAGGAACCTGAGGCCCACTCGATGTCCAGAGTGGGGGTTCCCCGAGTGCGCCCAGGGCCCTGTACTTCTGACGGCAGGAACAGGTGCAGGAGGTGCAGCCACGGCCGTGATGCGTGGCCTGGGCTCCGTCCGTCCTGTGTGACCTCCAGCCATGTGCAGGCCTCCCCTGGGCCACCAGAGCTCAGCTGCACCCCATCACAGATGCTACTTGTGCGTGGGCCAAGAGAAGCTGATGCCGGCAGGCAGGGCCAGCTGGACTGCTGGGAGCAGCCTCTCCTATACTACTGCCCATCCTGGGGGGACAGGACAGCGGGTACCCGGGATTTGCAGCCCACTGGATGCTCTGACCTGTCACTTAGGAGCTGGGTGGCGTCCCCATTCCTCTGAGCCTCACAGCAGGGAGAGAGCCGAGGGAGCTGCCTTGTCACTGCAGTGTGGAGATGGGGCACCTTGCCCAGGGCTCAGCTTGGTCCTCAATGCAGGCTCAGCCCTGCAGGGGGAGCTAGTGCGGGCTCTGAGGAGCCCACCTGTTAAACCGCCGCGGCTCAATTCCACTCCCACCAAAATCGGGGAGCATCGAAAGAGCCACCTCCCCACGGAGTCCAAATACACATGTTGCTGGGGGTCCCAGAGCCGTGGGAAGCACCCAACCATGTCCGGCCTCCACCCTGGGACGTGGCATCTGGCACCAAATTGTTCCATTCGAACTTCTCCTTGGAAATAGTCTAATCTGAGCCCATGTCCAGGGTCTGCCAGAaacaggtgtgggggtggggcaaatgCAGGCTGGGAGGCCTGGTTCTGGCAGCCAGGGGCTGAGGGTCCACCAGGCTTGTCCCTGATGCTGCCaggccccacctccccttccccctgttgCAGGAGGGAGGCTGGAGCACAATTTCCGCCTCTCCCTTCACAGAGCACGGGAAGCAATCAGCCCGAGGAAGCTGAgcagcatttccttcctttcacacCAGCCCCTCCGGAGGCCTTGACAACCTGGGCTGGGCCTATGGGGACCACAGCTTCTGGGTTGTGGGCAGGAGACCCAGCAGGCCTGCTGGGACCCCCCAAGGTTCCCCTGGGACCGGGGTATTCCTGGGCTGGGACGCCCTTCTATGTACATCTGCACATGCTCTGCACACACTGGGACCGACCAGGGAATGGATGAGTGAGCTCCATGGGGCAGCCCACAAGTCCCTCCCCATAGCCAAGGGGGTGTGGAAAAAGAGGAATGTCTCCTACCTTCTTCTGATCCACCTGGAACCCTGAGCCTCTCTTTTATCAAAAAGAAGCAGGCAGCCCAAAGAAAGGGGCATGGAGCTAGTGGCTTTGGGGAAAGGAGGCTTGGTTCTTGGACCTGAAATCAGAGTTGGGTGGCTGGAGTCCCCCACCAAGAATCACCCGCACCATCCAGCACTGAGCCGGCCTGGTGGcggggcagagatggggaggctCCCCACTTGGCCAGCCCCTCCCTCACTGAGAGTCGGCGTGCACTTGCTTATTCTTTCCTCTCCATGGGCAAATCTGCTTTTGGGAAAGTGTCCAACAAACACATTCACCTTGAAGCGTCAGAGCTGTATAGAACTGTCCCAGGTGGATTCATTCTGTAAGCCAACGTGACAGTGAATCTCAGAGAGCCGAATGGAAGACTGTGGGTGGGTGTACATTGACCCCTTTCACCCTCACCATATAAACACTCTTACCAAGTCTggtttgtgcgtgtgtgtggtcaGGGGTGCGGTACACATATTAGGCACATCTGGGGGTTGGGGCTGCCTCTGGGTGCTCAGGGACCAGAGCATGAGCTCTGAAGTCAGACTTAGATCGTGGTTTCTAGATCTccttagctgtgtgatcttgtgGCAGCTGCTtagtctctctgagcctcgggcTCCGCGGCAACCCGGGCTGTTGGGAGGATTCGCTGAGATAACACTTGGCAAGGTGACTAGCCCGAGATGGACCCAGTAAAGGACCTGCTGCTCTGACAGTGGAGGACCCGAAGGAGGGACCCACAGGCCAAGCACCTTATCGGCAGGGGGCCCCAGGGCCCGGACAAATACAAGGCTGGAAAATGGTGTCCTGGTTCGGTCCCAAGACCATCCTACCCATTTCCAGAGAGGCACTGAAGCGGAGCTCCCTGGACGCCATGGCCTCCTCCTTGTTCTGGAAATAGAGCAGAGCACCCTGTCTGCTCACTGCCTGTCCCTCGGCCTGAGGGCCCACGCCAGTCCCCTGGGGGCAATCAGACAAAAATCCAGTCCCCAGGAGTGTCTGTCTTCTATGACTTAGGCCAGGCCAGCCTCACCTAGGCTCAACTGTCAAGAGTTTACTTACTTCGAAGAACAGGAGCCATTGCCAGGCCAGCTGGAAACTTCTGGAACTACTGCCCCTCATCACCCCAAGCTAAGCGGTTGGTGGCAAGAAATGCTCCTGCCCGACCTCCAGGTCCATTCCCTGCCATGGGCCAGGCAGGGAAGCTCCTGTGGTGCCCAGTCCGGGCTGCCTCGGGGTGGCCTCTTGAAAGGAGCCTGGCATCTGGCACCTCATTCAGCCTCACAGCTGGCCCAGCAGGTAGATAGTTGTAGGTCATTTCACAGATGGGTAACTGGGGTCCCGAGAGACCTGTCCTGGCTGAGCTGGGACTTGGATCAGGTACATGACCTCCCCCAAGGTCGAGGTCCTTCTTACCGTCTGCTGGGGTCCCTGCCGGTGTCCTCAGCCTCCGCCCTCCAGACCCCAGGTGGCCTTGGATTTTGTGGATCCGAGAGCCCGCTACCTGCGCCCTGGGCCgaggcccccagcagcccccagcccaggggaCCTCCGAGGCCAAGCAGCAGTGTCAGAATCATCTTGGCAGTGGGGCAGGCTCAGCCGCAGCAAAGGACTCCACAAACTGCTGGTGAGGGTGACGTCGTCTTCAAGTTAagtctcagaaggaaaagaaagcacaggcaCAACAAAGAGAGGAAGTGGCCTGGGCCGGCCCACCCGGTGAGACTCGTCCGGCCTcccccagtgccccccccccccccccccgccaccgtcCCCCACAGAGGCAGCCAACAACTCAGGCTGGTTCCTGTGCCTCAAGAGGACTTAGGTCAGGGACACTGGAGGTGTGGGATGCACAGGGAGGCAGCCCCACCAAACATGTCCCCATGGGAGCTAGGAGAGCCCAAGCGAGGAGGTGGGGGCTGCAGGAAGCGGTCAGGTCAGTCTCAGGAAACCTGCTGCCCATCCATGCTGGTGGCCAGGAAGCGGGGGGCACTTGATGCCTACTCAGCACCTTCCACCCCGGGGGCTGTGGGAGCCAGCAGGTGGGTGGAGACTCAGAGAGAGTAAGGAGCTGTCCTAGGGTCGCTCGGGCATTGGGGAACCCTTGCGGGCTCCCCTGCCCCAGCGCCCTGGCTGCCCTTGCTAGAGCCCGGGGATGGGGCCGTCCACGGGGCTGGTGAGTCACCAGGCAGCCCAAGCTGGTCTGGGAGGTTGGCCACTGTTGCCTGACAGGCCCCACGGGGCCCTGACCCCTGCCCTACCTGGGACGCTGGTAGCAACGGCGCCTCCCCTGCCTGACCCCCTCTGTCCCAGATGGATCAGACACAACAGGCCCGGGGCCTGAGAGCCCCCAGCCGTGGCGGCCGCTGCGGGTGGGCAGGGCAGCGGATGAATAAGGGGCAGTGATGGATAAGGATGTGTGCAGCCCCCTGCAGCCGCCCTCCccggagggcagggggcaggaggggagggctgggcagCAGGGGCGCAGGGGAGCCGGACCCCCGCTGCCCCGCCCCGGGGGAAGGTGAGGGCGggtgccctccccccgccctgcccGCCCCGCTGGCCGTGCTCCCAGCAGCCGGCCGCCGCATCATCAATATTTCATGGGCGTCAGTAAGAGGCGGCGGGGACGGTGGCTGCAGCAGCATTCTTGCCTGCTCTAGCCACAGCTCTCTGCACGCGtcagcctccctgccctgcccaccaccATGGACGTCTTCAAGAAGGGCTTCTCCATTGCCAAGGAGGGTGTGGTGGGCGCCGTGGAGAAGACCAAGCAGGGGGTGACGGAAGCGGCCGAGAAGACCAAGGAGGGGGTCATGTATGTGGGTGAGTGTGGGCGAAGCAGGGCGTGGCAGGGTGCAGCGGCTGGGAGGCCGGAGGCGGGGGTGCCCAGTTTCCCAGGGCCAGCCTTatgccccagccccagggaggcattttgggtgggggtgaggaccTGGCTGTTGAGTCAGGGTCTCCAGGCCCTGGAGCACCCCCATGCCCCTGTACACCACCCCTCCAAATCCCCCAGTGTCTGCTTTGACTTCCTCAGGGCCCCAGGGTCTCTGGGGCAGAACAGCAAGAGGGCACTCAGCCCTCACACACACCTGtttgtgcacgcacacacatgcacacacgcacgcgagCGTGAGTGCGAGTGCACAAATGCAACCCAGTGTCCCCCACCCCAGTATCACCTGCAGGCCCCTGGACTCAGATGAGAAAccacgctgagcctggagcctctGTGGGATGAGCAGGCAGGTGCTCAGCGGCCACGTCCCAGGCCCCCACCCTGttcagagggaaggggtgggcaggggagaggagcccGAGCCCCACGGTCCGGGGCAGCCCCACCCCCCTTCAGCCCCTTGGAAGCCGGTGACTCAGCTCTGTCCTGCTGCTGCTTCCGAGGCCCAGGCCTCACCCGGGCGGGTCTGCACCCTACCTCAGGCCTGGTCTCTCTGTTCTGTCCTGTCCACTTCCCATCCATCCGCTTCCTCCAGACACAGCCGGAAGCAGCCTTTGAAGGGACTGCTGGCCCCCAGACACCATCCTCACCCCCTACGGACCCCACAGCTTGTCCAGCTGTTCTGTGTGTatttgccctcccttcccctcccccaacaccagGAGGAGTAGGCTGACGCTTCCATTTCCTCCCCAGGAGCCAAGACCAAGGAGAATGTTGTGCAGAGCGTGACCTCAGGTGAGGAGCCCAGGACCAGGGGGCACTGGGGCTGGGACCTCCAGGGACTGCAACCTGGTACTGAACACCTGAGCCCAGGGTCCTCCTTACCCCCCAACTGGGAGCCCAAGCTGTAAGTGGATCCAGACTCCACCAGACCCTGAGGCTAGACCCAGGGTGGGCCCCCTGATTCCTCCATCTGCAACAGGGCTCCCCTGGAGTCAGAGAAAGGGGTAGCCCCGGGCCTCCGGTAGAGCCAGAGTTTTGAGCACCCTGAGAAAGGGGCTGCTCAGCCTGACTTGGGCAGGCCAGGCCCAGGCGGGGACGGGGCAGGAGGACCAAGGCCAGCCAGAGTCCTCTTGCAGTGGCTGAGAAGACCAAGGAGCAGGCCAACGCTGTGAGCGAGGCCGTGGTCACCAGCGTCAACACGGTGGCCATCAAGAcggtggaggaggcagagaataTTGCCATCACCTCTGGAGTGGTTCGAAAGGTGAGATCGGGTCCCAGAGAGGATAGTTGGGGAGGAGGCAGTATTGCCTCATGACGTATAAGGAAGCAGAGACTTAGGGACCCATGATGCGTGCTTGGTTTTTCTCACACCCATTAATGCCTAGGATCCTCCCAATGACCCTTGTGAGGGGGGCAGTTTGGGCCCACCTGGAAAGTGAGGCTCAAAACCACGTCCTCTTGATGCTCAGCATTTGGGAGGCACCACATTTCACCAGTGAAAGCAGGGTCCTGTGGGCCCCCTGTGGTGACAGGCAGCCTCCTAGGCCATAGACACTGGGCTGGAGCTACCAAGTCACCGCCCACAGGCCTGGTAGCTGGCCTCCGTGCTAGGGCCTGGTGGGCTGCCTTCACCTCCCAGGAGGAGCAGGGCAGCAGCGCCCCCTCGTGACAAAGCAGTGAGGGTCCTGACCCCGCCCTCCACCTTCGTGGGTGCTAGCGTGTGCGCccgcgtgtgtgtgtggtgtgtgtgtgtctgtgtgtgcgcgcgcacacggCACATGGGCTTGCCAGCTGCTGGGAGCACGAAGAGCAATAGGGCACTCCCAGGAGCCAGAGGCCCGTGGGTGAGCTGTCCCAGCACCCACCACAGAGCACGCTCTGCTTGAAGCACTTTACACTTACTAATTCATTTAATTGGCACAAAATCCCCAGAAACAGGGTGtggaaatgaggcccagagagattacgTAAGGTGCCCAAGTTCCCAGGGCAGACTCTGCAGGAGGGTGAGGTAGCAGTTGGGAGCCCGGTTTATATGGGGGGCAGGTACAGGCCGCTCCGGGCCCCCAGCAATGAGGATCCCTGCTTcggggagtgggtgaggggaagggggccACCTAGGCACCCACTTTCAGCACCAACAGAGGGTCCCCATGTCCTTGGGGCGGGCAACTGCTCCCTGTCCTcattcccagctctgccccttgctagctatatgaccttgggaaGCTGCTCAACCCCCTGGCACCTCCATTACCCCATCCGTAACATGGGAGGGGCTGAGAGTGCCCATTTCCCTGTGACGATGTATGATGCTGCAGGGAAATTGCCCCTCAGGAAACCGTTACACCTGGATCATGGTGAGCACCCAGCAGAGGCAGGTGactatatcatcatcatcatctgtgCCTCTGGGCAGGACCCATAGGTGCTCCAGGAGACGccaggcccctccctctcccaccccccagcaaaaGAGGCgctggggtggggccaggctgCCACTGGGCCTCTGAGAGGGAGTCTGGGCACTCCTCTTTGGCCTTGAAGGAGGGCCGGTGAGCCCATGGAGTCACCCCAGGTCCTAGGGTGTGGGCGGCTGCCCCAAGGGGACATTTCCTGGTGACACCTAAAAACCAGTCGCACTCCCTCCCCAGTGAACCACAGAAGGATGCAGTGCTGCCAGTCTGACAGCTCTTCCATTCCGCTGGCCTCATGCACCTGCCCTGGGGTGGCAGGACGAGGCAGGGAGCCACCTACCCTTTGCCTGGAAGGCCTGCTCCAACTCTAGCTGACACAGTTGGGTGCCCTTTTAAAGCCCCAATCTACCAAGCATGTCCCAGGGTTAGCACGGAGATGGCAGGATCCTCTAGAGGTAGGTGCTAGGACTGGGATCCAGGCTGATCATCCAGTCTGGTCCTGCCCACAGCTGTCACTCAACCACCCCCCAGGCAGGCCACCTTAGGCAGTGTTTGGCTGGGGGTAAGGGAGTAGGAGACAGGTAGTGGGGAGGATGGTATAATCCCTACTGACCTCAACCAGACCAGCTTGAGCCCAGAGCCCatccaggaggcagggagagagaaagatgctACTAGGGATAGGGATGGGCCTGGAGCAAGCCGAACCTGATCCTTACCAGCTCCATTGCTTTGAGCTCTGAGGCCTTGAGCTGGATACTTGGCCTCCCTGGCCTCAGGATCGCAGTACAAACAGTGATGGCATACCCCTCCACCTAGGGTTATTTGGGAGCTAAGTCGGACAGGGGTGCATGATCATGTGATTCGGGGGCACTGAGGGTGGGGTCAGGTCTCAGGCTTCAGGGCCacggccctcccccaccccactgcacccCACCTCACCAGTCCTCCTTGGTGCAGTGGCCCAACTACAGACTGCCCAGAGACTCCGCATTAGCTTAGGGGGTGTAAAGCGGGGCTCCAGGATACTTGGTGCCCCCAGAAGGCCTTGGCATCCTCGGACAGAGCCCCCACTGTGGGCCCTTCCATGAGGCTCTGTCACTCCCGCGGTCAGACTGGTCTtcactcttccctcccctcctgccttctaCATACATGCAGCGAGGTGACGAGGGCCTCTGCTCGTCTTTGAGGCCAGGTGGGTGAGCCCTGGTTGCAGAGCCGTGGGAGCCTCTGCACGCTCCACATGGTCCCACACCCCCTTTGTCCCCCTTGGTTCCCTCACAGGAGGACCTGGAGCCTGCCCCCCTGCAGGAGGACAAGGAGGACAAGGCAGCCAGAGCAGAAGAGAAAGCGGCTGAGGAGGTAAGTGCCGGGCTCCCGGACTCCACTGGGCAAGGCTGCTTCCGTCCCAGGGACCCAGAGCCCTCAGGGCCGCCTCCTGACCTTCTGCAGCCCCTTCAGCCTGAGGGTGAGGTCCCCTCATGAATGACTCCctcagggtggaggggcagagacgACTCCCGGCCCCAGCACCCTCGGGCTGGCTGCTGAGGGTTGGGGCCTGGAGCTGTGTGTGaaagtcactctctctctctcccaggccaAGAGTGGAGGAGACTAGAGGGATGCCAGTTGGCCACGGAGCCTTCGAGGAAGAGCCCTCCGCCTcggaccccacccccacctggcaCGCAGAGTGCCCAGCCCTGGAGCGCGACCTGGGTTGCCCATGTTCCCACGCCCACACCCGGCCACCCACAGGCCTGCCCCTCCTAAGCTGCCTCCGACGCCTTcacctccctcactccctccctcgaGGCCTCCGCCCCTGGTCCTTCTGACCCCACAGATGCTGAggtgaaattttgtttttaaagattccaaATGAAACTCAAGACCTCACCCCTGGCCATACGTGCCCATGCTTCTGCTCTGTGCTGCCTCATCCAGGAATAGGAATCCGGCCAGCCTGCTGGTGGGTCTGGGAAGCAGGTCCGGGGCCAGGTACCCTTCGGGCAGACCCTAGGCATTTCGGGAACCTTCTGAGAGTAGGCACTGCCTTCAGGGAGCCCACACCGTTGTCTTTTAACATGGAGAAAGCTGCCCGGCTTTTGGCTCCCCCAGACAACCTCACACCCCTCCCTGGAACAGATAGATGGTAACCTTCAAAGATGTGACGTCTAGACCCAAGACCTCTTTGAGTCCTCCTCAGTGCAGAAGGACATGACCCCATAGCTCCTCCTGCCTGACCCCACCTGACTTCAAGTTCCCACCAGCTGGGAGCTGGGCTTTCCTGTCCTTCACCAGAAGTCCTGTCAAGTGTCATTAGAAAAGAGGACAGCTGAGATGCGAGAAAGTGAGCCTCCACCTTGAAAGTAGTAAAAATGAGCTCCTCCCAGGCCTGAGCGCTTTGTgtaatttaatcctcagaacaaacTGTTGGTATGATCCCAGTTTCCCCGAAACTgaactgaagaacagagaggttaaataacttgcccaagggcacagagCAAGGAACCGCGGGGACTAGGCAGAAGCCAAGGTcgcctggctccagagccaccCAGTTAACTCCCATGCTCTGCTACAGCCCCGCCGACTGTGTGGACTGAGGTGCTTACGGCAGAagccagcccccccacccccccggccccgGGATTTCAAAATAACCTGGGGACCAGGCTGGCAGATGTCCTACATGAAGGCTGTTGGCATCATGCCCTGGGGTCTTGTTCAGAAGTGGTGGAGGGGTTCCTTCCCCTTTGGCACCCAGACAGTTTGGGCTCAGAGCATCTACGTGACTTGCCCCAAGCCTCCAGCCCTGGGAGTCAGAGCCAGAGCTTGAGTCCGCCCCTGAATTCAGACACTGCCGAGACCACCACTTTCCCATCCCTCCTCAGTGGTGGGAGCAGGGGTCAAGGCCAGCCCTGGGGGCTGGGAACCCAGTCAAGCACAGCTGAGCCGGGTTATATTCCAGCCTGCTGCCCATGGGCATCCACTGCCGAGGAGGCAGAAAGGAACAGGAGGCTGCTGGGCCCCCAGGCCCCCAAATCCTGCCACAGGAGGAGTGAAAGGTCTGGAAGAGGTTCAGGGTAGTCAGGGGTGTTAATGCTCCTGGGCCCAAATGCGGGCACACAAGCAGGCCTGTGCATGCCCAGGAGGGGTCCACCTGGGGCCTGGGTGTGCCTGAGAGCTCTTTGGACTGTGAGAGACAGACAGGTGACGGGGGAGGAGGACTCCTAGACCCAGCCCCTGTGGACAGTGCATCACCAGACTCCCAgagccctctgcctctgctgaaGGAACCTGGAAGGGTCCCTGCTGCTTGACTCCCACCCTAGGCACATACTCAGGGCCTGTTCTTGGGGTCAAATGCCAAACATCTAGGTTTGCCCTGTCTGGGAAGCCTGTTCCCACCCCATGGCACCTGCACTGCTCTTAGCCTTCAAAACccctactggggcacctgggtggctcagtcggttaggctaggtggccagctcttgatctcagctaaggttttgatctcagggttgtgtgttcaagccctgtgttgagctccttgatgggcatggagcctacattaaaaaaaaaaaaaaaaaaaaaagagcctctaTTATGTGCTCTGGGCTCCTGGGGCTACCTTCCCTAGAGGAACAATtggtctctccctgtccctctcctcacCTGAGAAGCCCCAGGTGAATGGCCCCCCGTTGAAGGGACCCCGTTGAGTGTGGGGCATCCTTCAGCccatttaaccctcacaataGCACTTGGAGATTCTGTCGCCCCCATCTGCCCATCAAGGATGGGGACATTGGGGCTCAGAGAGATGGACTTGCCCTGGGGAGTATTTGAACCCAAGAGGTCTGACTGCAGTGCCTCCTGCTTTAGAGCCACTCAGCTCTCTCTGTCATCACCTGCTTTGGGCCCCACTGTGCCTCACACAGAGCCTGCTGCCTCCCTGTCTTGTTCTGGACCACTGGGACAGGCAGCAAACAGCCTTAACAGCCAACCATGAGCTAACTGCTGTGGTGATCAGACCCTCCTGGCCGAAGAGATTGGTGCTACTGGTGGGAATTCAAGAGGATGTGGGCATGGCTGGGCTCCCCGGAGTCCCCGAGGCAGCAAGAAGGCGGCTTCAACCGCGCCTTTGTGCTCTGGGCTTGGCCGGGCTTCAGGCCAGGAGGAGCGGGCGTGGCGGCCGCTTGGTTCCTCGGTGCTTAGTGTCTCCTCCCCCATCTGATCTCAGCTTCTGTCCCGTTTACTTGCCCAGAGTTATCTCCATTAATCCATTCTCgctgtgcgcgcgtgcgcgcgcttCCAGCTAACCCCAGGCCATGGCTGACGCTCCGCGGTTTACCCCCCAGACTCTGctcccccgcctcctcccccgTATTAGAGGCAGGGCATGGGCCAGCAGAGTGGACCTGGGTAGGCGGGGTCTTCCCAGGGCTCCAGAATCGGGAAGACTCCCACAGAGGCGCAGAGActggccccgggggggggggggggggcgggggaagaagAATCAGAGAGTAAGCACTAGAGAGAGGATCGAGCCGCCGCACCAAGACGCACAGGGGAGTGGGGCGGTGGCTTCCAGGCTCCGCAGGCTGGCTCTGGAATGGAAGAACGCGGGGCGGGGTGGAGGCCTGGTGAGCACACTTGGGTGCCAGGGGGTCATGCCTCTTGGGTCATTTGGTGTCCTCGAGATTCCTGGCTCCCCGACTGGTGCCTGGGCCTCTAACTCCTCTCCCAGCGCCCCTGGGTGGTCACCACATCCAGCGCGCGCCCCATCCGGGGAAAGGTGACCTCAGTGGTCTGAGGCTCGGCCACTCCCTTCTTCACTGTGTGGCCTGGGGAGCGTCCCTGCCCTCTCTGAACCTTGCCTCCTGCCCAATTCGTAGGGGTTTGGTGACCTAAGGTAGCGCTCTCCCTGCCTGGGCTGGGGCACACAGCGGCCCTTTCGGTTGTCCCCCTCCACTTCGGGCTGCTTTCTCCCCAGAGGCGCTCGCCAGTGACTCGCCCTCTGTGAGAGGGATTTACTCgactctctcctctgcccctgcctggtcCCAGTAGCATCAGGGCAGCTGGCCAGTCTGTAGTGTCCCGGCCGAGTGTGTGGGGACAGCCGCCTTGGCCGTTGTCGGGGTCTTACGGTTTACAGCCCACCGACCTGGATTCGAGTCCCTGCCTGCCATGTGAGTTTGGGTGAGACTTAACGCGCCCTCTGTGCCATAGTTTCTTCCTATAAACTGCTAATAACACCCATTTCATGAAGCTGTTGTAAAGATTATACAAGAGGCTGTAAAGCCTTAGGGCAGCGCCTGGCGCTaggtaaatgctcagtaaaagGCCACTGCTATTATTAATGTCAATTCCAGCCTTGAGATTCTGACCTGGCGCTGACCCAGCACCCACCggatcctcagggtcacagacGAAGGGTCGGGCCGACGGGGAGGGAGGAGGTTTGTGCGCCCCCCTTCTACTCCAACCCATCTCTGGACCCCGACCCAAGCCCTCTGCAGCCCCTCGCCCCTCGTCAGACCCTGGTGAGGACCGCCGCGTTTTGACCGCCGCCCGCCGGAGGCCAGGATGTGCTCTCCGGATGGTGGAACCTGGAGCAGGGCCGGGTCAGTCCCCGGAGCCGGTCTGCTGGGAAACGCCCCGCGTCCCCCTCTTCCCCGCCCCGCGCGGGGCGGGCCGGCCCTGGGGCGCCTTAAAAACCAGAGCTGGCGCTCCGGTCGCCGCAAGGTGAACGGGATCTAACATCGCTGCGGCTACCCTAGACGACTTCGCAGAACCCCCGCAGCCATGGCC
Coding sequences within it:
- the SNCG gene encoding gamma-synuclein, with product MDVFKKGFSIAKEGVVGAVEKTKQGVTEAAEKTKEGVMYVGAKTKENVVQSVTSVAEKTKEQANAVSEAVVTSVNTVAIKTVEEAENIAITSGVVRKEDLEPAPLQEDKEDKAARAEEKAAEEAKSGGD